The nucleotide window CCAATGGGCCGACCCCGACGAGCGCGCTCCTGACGACCTGCGTGAACCCGACGGTCGCGAGACCACCGACGGCCACGCCGATCCCGACCATGGTGAAGCCCTGTCGCAACACCAATCCAATCCGGAGACGGTTGGCGTCCACATGCCTGTCCACATACTATCTGTTCATGGCAGGTATCGACACGCGGGCGCTCGACCGCGAGCTGAAGCGGGGATCCGCAGAGCTGCTCATCCCCTCGTTGCTCGACGCGCGGCCGCGCCACGGCTACGAGCTGGCCAAGCTGATCCACGTGCGCTCCGGCGGCCAGCTGACGTTTCACATCGACTCGCTGTATCCCCTGCTGTATCGCCTCGAAGAGCGCGGCTGGATCAAGGGCACGTGGGTCGAGAGGTCCGACGAGCGGCGCCGCCGGTTCTACAAGGTGACGCCTGAGGGGCGGCGCGTCCTGGCGCAGCACCGGAAGACGTGGGCGGCATTCGTGGAGGCGGTGCAACGTGTCACGGGACCCGAACATGCCTGACCCTTCGACCTTTCGACAAGCTCAGGGTCACCCCGAGCGGAGTCGAGGGGTGATTGGGGACGGTACGTGCGTCCCCGATTGTCGTCGCTTCGCCTGTCGCCGACGCGCGAGAACGAGATCGTCGACGAGCTCTCACAGCATCTCGACGACCGCTGGCGGGAGTTGATTGCGGGCGGTGCATCGCCTGACGAGGCAATGCGATTGGCGCTCGCCGACTTCAGGGAGGGAAACCTCCTGGCACGATACCTGGCACCGCTGCGACAGGCGCATGCACGGGCGCCCATCACACCGGGAGCGCCGACGCGATTCCTGCCCACCGATCTCTGGCGCGACCTCCGCTATGCCGCGCGCAGGCTCCTGCGCGATCGGGGCTTGACGCTCGTGTGCGTGCTCACGCTGGCGCTCGTCATCGGCGCGAACACTGCAATCTTCAGCGCCGTCAATGCGGTGCTGTTGCGGCCGCTGCCGTATCCAAACGCGCTCCGGCTGCTGCGGGTCTGGGAAACAAACCCCCGCGCGACCAAGTGGGGCCCGTGGGCATCGTATCCCGACTTCCTCGACTGGCAGCGCGAAAACACCGTCTTCGAGGGAATGGCGGCGTTCCGCAATGCATCGTTCCGCCTGACCAGCGGCCAGTCTCCCGAAGTGGTCGTGGGCATCCGGACCGCACCCAGCCTCTTCCGCGTCCTGCAGGTCGATCCCATCCTTGGCCGCGCCTTCACCGCCGAGGAAGGCACGCCAGGACGCAATCGCGTCGTCATCCTCAGCTACGGACTCTGGCTGCGCCAGTTCGGCGCAGATCCGGCACTCATTGGCAGGCCTGTGTCGATCGACGACGAAGCGTACGTCGTCGTCGGCATAATGCCGCCGGGATTCGACTTCCCGGGCAACATCTCGACAATGCCGAGTGGACCGGACCTCTGGACGCCGATCGCGGAGGATCGGGATCGCGGCAGTCACAACTATCGCGTCGTCGCGCGCCTCAAGCCCGATCGAACGGTCGCGCAGGCCCGCGCCGACATGAGTCGCGTCGCGGCCGTGATCGCGGAACTTGATCCCGGACACCGCGAACGGGGCATCGACGCTGTTGGCCTGCAGCAGGGCGTGACGGAAACGCTCCGGCCGGCGTTGCT belongs to Luteitalea sp. and includes:
- a CDS encoding PadR family transcriptional regulator; the encoded protein is MAGIDTRALDRELKRGSAELLIPSLLDARPRHGYELAKLIHVRSGGQLTFHIDSLYPLLYRLEERGWIKGTWVERSDERRRRFYKVTPEGRRVLAQHRKTWAAFVEAVQRVTGPEHA